A stretch of Primulina tabacum isolate GXHZ01 chromosome 13, ASM2559414v2, whole genome shotgun sequence DNA encodes these proteins:
- the LOC142521758 gene encoding katanin p80 WD40 repeat-containing subunit B1 homolog KTN80.1-like isoform X6 codes for MAKRGYKLQEFVAHAGNVNCLRFGKKNCRVFITGGDDQKVNLWSVGKPTSLMSLCGHTSPVESVAFDSAEIIVVAGSSSGAIKLWDLEETKMVRTLTGHRSYCTAVEFHPFGEFFASGSMDTNLKIWDIRKKGCIHTHKGHTRGISTIRFTPDGRWVVSGGFDNVVKVWDLTAGKLLNDFKFHEGHVRSIEFHPLEFLLATGSADKTVKFWDLETFEMIGSARREAAGVRALTFHPDGKSLFCGFDDSLKVYSWEPVICHDSVDMGWSTVGDLCIHDGKLLGGAYYENSVAVWVADISLIEPYGTRVAHEQHNQSEQKPGDQVKKEESHLKPKPNMRSTTSESVANEIKTIYVDRVNPIISKAPASLDATKGVTPSEPKETSAVGIQKRAPAISLPAKNNTPATNRSLVMPSIVPRDASDGKDSVGSRKENIASIKASSVVSAKPPHTRRLSNCRFDVERLSVSLDSVPSDNVKNPFGTKRETNVRSRLVTDENAKDSSEGTQSSIKTVVEKFDRTSSPASTLSTGMAVVHGRTRSLVERFEKKENCDDEICVPNKASGVTTEAVETPSSQNTDLKVITREEPSVSDVSVIENLMQDHDSLLSSFRSRLTKLQMVRHFWERNDVKGAINAVTKFPDHSVQADVVGVFLERTEIITLDLFSCLLPMLLGLLESKVDRHSSVSLEILLKLVAVFGTMICSTVSAPPAVGVDLHTEERLQCCKRCFAHLQDIQTILPELVKRRGVVAKCAQQLNMILQQSEMHATTKSASPTVVGYM; via the exons ATGGCGAAGCGCGGTTATAAATTGC AGGAATTTGTTGCACATGCAGGGAATGTAAATTGTTTGAGGTTTGGGAAAAAGAATTGCCGAGTATTTATTACCGGTGGGGATGATCAGAAAGTGAATCTCTGGTCTGTTGGGAAACCGACATCTTTGATG AGCCTATGTGGTCACACTAGTCCAGTTGAGTCTGTGGCTTTTGATTCAGCAGAAATTATAGTAGTAGCCGGATCTTCTTCTGGTGCCATAAAGTTGTGGGATTTGGAAGAAACAAAAA TGGTCCGCACTCTCACTGGACACAGATCCTATTGCACCGCTGTCGAATTTCATCCATTCGGTGAGTTTTTTGCATCTGGTTCTATGGACACCAATCTAAAGATATGGGATATTAGAAAGAAAGGATGCATTCACACACATAAAGGTCATACTCGAGGGATCAGCACAATAAGATTCACGCCTGATGGCCGGTGGGTAGTTTCAGGTGGATTCGATAATGTTGTAAAG GTTTGGGACCTGACAGCCGGAAAGCTTTTGAATGATTTCAAGTTTCATGAAGGACATGTTCGGTCCATAGAGTTTCATCCACTTGAGTTCCTTTTAGCGACTG GTTCAGCTGACAAAACCGTGAAATTTTGGGATTTGGAGACATTTGAGATGATAGGATCTGCCAGACGTGAG GCTGCAGGAGTACGAGCACTAACCTTCCATCCTGATGGAAAAAGTCTGTTTTGCGGATTTGATGATAGTTTGAAG GTTTACTCATGGGAACCTGTAATATGCCATGATTCTGTTGATATGGGGTGGTCTACAGTTGGTGATCTTTGCATTCATGATGGAAAACTTTTGGGTGGAGCATATTATGAAAACTCAGTCGCAGTTTGGGTGGCAGATATTTCG CTTATAGAGCCATATGGCACAAGGGTGGCACATGAGCAACATAACCAGTCGGAGCAGAAACCTGGAGATCAGGTGAAGAAAGAAGAAAGTCATCTAAAGCCCAAGCCAAATATGCGCTCTACAACATCCGAGAGTGTTGCAAACGAAATCAAAACAATATATGTGGACC GAGTGAATCCCATCATTTCAAAGGCACCTGCTTCCCTTGATGCCACTAAGGGTGTAACCCCGTCGGAACCAAAGGAAACGAGTGCTGTTGGAATTCAAAAGCGGGCTCCTGCTATTAGCTTGCCAGCAAAAAATAATACACCAGCCACTAATAGGTCTCTTGTTATGCCTAGCATTGTACCTCGTGATGCTTCCGATGGGAAAGATTCAGTTGGGTCTAGGAAGGAAAATATTGCTTCTATTAAAGCAAGCAGTGTTGTTTCTGCTAAGCCTCCTCATACGCGGAGGCTATCCAACTGTAGATTTGATGTGGAAAGACTTTCGGTGTCCCTCGACTCCGTTCCGTCCGACAATGTGAAAAATCCGTTTGGCACTAAGAGGGAAACAAATGTCCGCTCTAGACTCGTGACTGATGAAAATGCTAAGGATTCATCCGAGGGGACACAATCAAGTATCAAGACTGTTGTGGAAAAGTTCGACAGAACTTCATCACCAGCAAGTACATTAAGCACGGGTA TGGCAGTTGTACATGGAAGGACGCGTAGTTTGGTAGAGAGGTTtgaaaaaaaggaaaattgTGATGATGAAATTTGCGTGCCCAATAAGGCTTCTGGTGTGACCACCGAGGCTGTGGAAACACCTTCCTCTCAG AATACAGACCTGAAAGTTATTACGAGGGAGGAGCCTTCTGTGAGTGATGTTAGTGTTATAGAAAATCTGATGCAGGATCATGATTCCCTGCTGAGTTCATTTCGATCTCGACTAACTAAGTTACAG ATGGTACGACATTTTTGGGAGAGGAATGATGTGAAGGGTGCCATAAATGCCGTGACAAAATTTCCAGATCATTCT GTACAGGCAGATGTAGTTGGTGTTTTCCTTGAAAGAACGGAGATTATTACATTGGACTTATTTTCTTGCTTGCTTCCAATGCTTTTGGGATTATTGGAAAGCAAAGTAGATAG ACACTCTAGTGTTTCGTTAGAGATACTTCTAAAGTTAGTAGCGGTCTTTGGTACAATGATTTGTTCAACAGTTTCGGCACCTCCAGCCGTTGGAGTAGATCTTCACACAGAAGAGAG ACTTCAATGTTGCAAAAGGTGCTTTGCCCATCTGCAAGACATACAGACAATTCTTCCAGAACTTGTGAA GAGGCGAGGTGTCGTCGCAAAATGCGCGCAACAACTAAATATGATTCTCCAACAGTCGGAAATGCACGCAACGACTAAGTCTGCTTCTCCGACAGTCGTAGGCTACATGTGA
- the LOC142521758 gene encoding katanin p80 WD40 repeat-containing subunit B1 homolog KTN80.1-like isoform X3, which produces MAKRGYKLQEFVAHAGNVNCLRFGKKNCRVFITGGDDQKVNLWSVGKPTSLMSLCGHTSPVESVAFDSAEIIVVAGSSSGAIKLWDLEETKMVRTLTGHRSYCTAVEFHPFGEFFASGSMDTNLKIWDIRKKGCIHTHKGHTRGISTIRFTPDGRWVVSGGFDNVVKVWDLTAGKLLNDFKFHEGHVRSIEFHPLEFLLATGSADKTVKFWDLETFEMIGSARREAAGVRALTFHPDGKSLFCGFDDSLKVYSWEPVICHDSVDMGWSTVGDLCIHDGKLLGGAYYENSVAVWVADISLIEPYGTRVAHEQHNQSEQKPGDQVKKEESHLKPKPNMRSTTSESVANEIKTIYVDLSGVNPIISKAPASLDATKGVTPSEPKETSAVGIQKRAPAISLPAKNNTPATNRSLVMPSIVPRDASDGKDSVGSRKENIASIKASSVVSAKPPHTRRLSNCRFDVERLSVSLDSVPSDNVKNPFGTKRETNVRSRLVTDENAKDSSEGTQSSIKTVVEKFDRTSSPASTLSTGMAVVHGRTRSLVERFEKKENCDDEICVPNKASGVTTEAVETPSSQNTDLKVITREEPSVSDVSVIENLMQDHDSLLSSFRSRLTKLQMVRHFWERNDVKGAINAVTKFPDHSVQADVVGVFLERTEIITLDLFSCLLPMLLGLLESKVDRHSSVSLEILLKLVAVFGTMICSTVSAPPAVGVDLHTEERLQCCKRCFAHLQDIQTILPELVKRRGVVAKCAQQLNMILQQSEMHATTKSASPTVVGYM; this is translated from the exons ATGGCGAAGCGCGGTTATAAATTGC AGGAATTTGTTGCACATGCAGGGAATGTAAATTGTTTGAGGTTTGGGAAAAAGAATTGCCGAGTATTTATTACCGGTGGGGATGATCAGAAAGTGAATCTCTGGTCTGTTGGGAAACCGACATCTTTGATG AGCCTATGTGGTCACACTAGTCCAGTTGAGTCTGTGGCTTTTGATTCAGCAGAAATTATAGTAGTAGCCGGATCTTCTTCTGGTGCCATAAAGTTGTGGGATTTGGAAGAAACAAAAA TGGTCCGCACTCTCACTGGACACAGATCCTATTGCACCGCTGTCGAATTTCATCCATTCGGTGAGTTTTTTGCATCTGGTTCTATGGACACCAATCTAAAGATATGGGATATTAGAAAGAAAGGATGCATTCACACACATAAAGGTCATACTCGAGGGATCAGCACAATAAGATTCACGCCTGATGGCCGGTGGGTAGTTTCAGGTGGATTCGATAATGTTGTAAAG GTTTGGGACCTGACAGCCGGAAAGCTTTTGAATGATTTCAAGTTTCATGAAGGACATGTTCGGTCCATAGAGTTTCATCCACTTGAGTTCCTTTTAGCGACTG GTTCAGCTGACAAAACCGTGAAATTTTGGGATTTGGAGACATTTGAGATGATAGGATCTGCCAGACGTGAG GCTGCAGGAGTACGAGCACTAACCTTCCATCCTGATGGAAAAAGTCTGTTTTGCGGATTTGATGATAGTTTGAAG GTTTACTCATGGGAACCTGTAATATGCCATGATTCTGTTGATATGGGGTGGTCTACAGTTGGTGATCTTTGCATTCATGATGGAAAACTTTTGGGTGGAGCATATTATGAAAACTCAGTCGCAGTTTGGGTGGCAGATATTTCG CTTATAGAGCCATATGGCACAAGGGTGGCACATGAGCAACATAACCAGTCGGAGCAGAAACCTGGAGATCAGGTGAAGAAAGAAGAAAGTCATCTAAAGCCCAAGCCAAATATGCGCTCTACAACATCCGAGAGTGTTGCAAACGAAATCAAAACAATATATGTGGACC TTTCAGGAGTGAATCCCATCATTTCAAAGGCACCTGCTTCCCTTGATGCCACTAAGGGTGTAACCCCGTCGGAACCAAAGGAAACGAGTGCTGTTGGAATTCAAAAGCGGGCTCCTGCTATTAGCTTGCCAGCAAAAAATAATACACCAGCCACTAATAGGTCTCTTGTTATGCCTAGCATTGTACCTCGTGATGCTTCCGATGGGAAAGATTCAGTTGGGTCTAGGAAGGAAAATATTGCTTCTATTAAAGCAAGCAGTGTTGTTTCTGCTAAGCCTCCTCATACGCGGAGGCTATCCAACTGTAGATTTGATGTGGAAAGACTTTCGGTGTCCCTCGACTCCGTTCCGTCCGACAATGTGAAAAATCCGTTTGGCACTAAGAGGGAAACAAATGTCCGCTCTAGACTCGTGACTGATGAAAATGCTAAGGATTCATCCGAGGGGACACAATCAAGTATCAAGACTGTTGTGGAAAAGTTCGACAGAACTTCATCACCAGCAAGTACATTAAGCACGGGTA TGGCAGTTGTACATGGAAGGACGCGTAGTTTGGTAGAGAGGTTtgaaaaaaaggaaaattgTGATGATGAAATTTGCGTGCCCAATAAGGCTTCTGGTGTGACCACCGAGGCTGTGGAAACACCTTCCTCTCAG AATACAGACCTGAAAGTTATTACGAGGGAGGAGCCTTCTGTGAGTGATGTTAGTGTTATAGAAAATCTGATGCAGGATCATGATTCCCTGCTGAGTTCATTTCGATCTCGACTAACTAAGTTACAG ATGGTACGACATTTTTGGGAGAGGAATGATGTGAAGGGTGCCATAAATGCCGTGACAAAATTTCCAGATCATTCT GTACAGGCAGATGTAGTTGGTGTTTTCCTTGAAAGAACGGAGATTATTACATTGGACTTATTTTCTTGCTTGCTTCCAATGCTTTTGGGATTATTGGAAAGCAAAGTAGATAG ACACTCTAGTGTTTCGTTAGAGATACTTCTAAAGTTAGTAGCGGTCTTTGGTACAATGATTTGTTCAACAGTTTCGGCACCTCCAGCCGTTGGAGTAGATCTTCACACAGAAGAGAG ACTTCAATGTTGCAAAAGGTGCTTTGCCCATCTGCAAGACATACAGACAATTCTTCCAGAACTTGTGAA GAGGCGAGGTGTCGTCGCAAAATGCGCGCAACAACTAAATATGATTCTCCAACAGTCGGAAATGCACGCAACGACTAAGTCTGCTTCTCCGACAGTCGTAGGCTACATGTGA
- the LOC142521758 gene encoding katanin p80 WD40 repeat-containing subunit B1 homolog KTN80.1-like isoform X8, which translates to MAKRGYKLQEFVAHAGNVNCLRFGKKNCRVFITGGDDQKVNLWSVGKPTSLMSLCGHTSPVESVAFDSAEIIVVAGSSSGAIKLWDLEETKMVRTLTGHRSYCTAVEFHPFGEFFASGSMDTNLKIWDIRKKGCIHTHKGHTRGISTIRFTPDGRWVVSGGFDNVVKVWDLTAGKLLNDFKFHEGHVRSIEFHPLEFLLATGSADKTVKFWDLETFEMIGSARREAAGVRALTFHPDGKSLFCGFDDSLKVYSWEPVICHDSVDMGWSTVGDLCIHDGKLLGGAYYENSVAVWVADISVLLIEPYGTRVAHEQHNQSEQKPGDQVKKEESHLKPKPNMRSTTSESVANEIKTIYVDLSGVNPIISKAPASLDATKGVTPSEPKETSAVGIQKRAPAISLPAKNNTPATNRSLVMPSIVPRDASDGKDSVGSRKENIASIKASSVVSAKPPHTRRLSNCRFDVERLSVSLDSVPSDNVKNPFGTKRETNVRSRLVTDENAKDSSEGTQSSIKTVVEKFDRTSSPASTLSTGMAVVHGRTRSLVERFEKKENCDDEICVPNKASGVTTEAVETPSSQNTDLKVITREEPSVSDVSVIENLMQDHDSLLSSFRSRLTKLQMVRHFWERNDVKGAINAVTKFPDHSVQADVVGVFLERTEIITLDLFSCLLPMLLGLLESKVDSFHRRLN; encoded by the exons ATGGCGAAGCGCGGTTATAAATTGC AGGAATTTGTTGCACATGCAGGGAATGTAAATTGTTTGAGGTTTGGGAAAAAGAATTGCCGAGTATTTATTACCGGTGGGGATGATCAGAAAGTGAATCTCTGGTCTGTTGGGAAACCGACATCTTTGATG AGCCTATGTGGTCACACTAGTCCAGTTGAGTCTGTGGCTTTTGATTCAGCAGAAATTATAGTAGTAGCCGGATCTTCTTCTGGTGCCATAAAGTTGTGGGATTTGGAAGAAACAAAAA TGGTCCGCACTCTCACTGGACACAGATCCTATTGCACCGCTGTCGAATTTCATCCATTCGGTGAGTTTTTTGCATCTGGTTCTATGGACACCAATCTAAAGATATGGGATATTAGAAAGAAAGGATGCATTCACACACATAAAGGTCATACTCGAGGGATCAGCACAATAAGATTCACGCCTGATGGCCGGTGGGTAGTTTCAGGTGGATTCGATAATGTTGTAAAG GTTTGGGACCTGACAGCCGGAAAGCTTTTGAATGATTTCAAGTTTCATGAAGGACATGTTCGGTCCATAGAGTTTCATCCACTTGAGTTCCTTTTAGCGACTG GTTCAGCTGACAAAACCGTGAAATTTTGGGATTTGGAGACATTTGAGATGATAGGATCTGCCAGACGTGAG GCTGCAGGAGTACGAGCACTAACCTTCCATCCTGATGGAAAAAGTCTGTTTTGCGGATTTGATGATAGTTTGAAG GTTTACTCATGGGAACCTGTAATATGCCATGATTCTGTTGATATGGGGTGGTCTACAGTTGGTGATCTTTGCATTCATGATGGAAAACTTTTGGGTGGAGCATATTATGAAAACTCAGTCGCAGTTTGGGTGGCAGATATTTCGGTATTG CTTATAGAGCCATATGGCACAAGGGTGGCACATGAGCAACATAACCAGTCGGAGCAGAAACCTGGAGATCAGGTGAAGAAAGAAGAAAGTCATCTAAAGCCCAAGCCAAATATGCGCTCTACAACATCCGAGAGTGTTGCAAACGAAATCAAAACAATATATGTGGACC TTTCAGGAGTGAATCCCATCATTTCAAAGGCACCTGCTTCCCTTGATGCCACTAAGGGTGTAACCCCGTCGGAACCAAAGGAAACGAGTGCTGTTGGAATTCAAAAGCGGGCTCCTGCTATTAGCTTGCCAGCAAAAAATAATACACCAGCCACTAATAGGTCTCTTGTTATGCCTAGCATTGTACCTCGTGATGCTTCCGATGGGAAAGATTCAGTTGGGTCTAGGAAGGAAAATATTGCTTCTATTAAAGCAAGCAGTGTTGTTTCTGCTAAGCCTCCTCATACGCGGAGGCTATCCAACTGTAGATTTGATGTGGAAAGACTTTCGGTGTCCCTCGACTCCGTTCCGTCCGACAATGTGAAAAATCCGTTTGGCACTAAGAGGGAAACAAATGTCCGCTCTAGACTCGTGACTGATGAAAATGCTAAGGATTCATCCGAGGGGACACAATCAAGTATCAAGACTGTTGTGGAAAAGTTCGACAGAACTTCATCACCAGCAAGTACATTAAGCACGGGTA TGGCAGTTGTACATGGAAGGACGCGTAGTTTGGTAGAGAGGTTtgaaaaaaaggaaaattgTGATGATGAAATTTGCGTGCCCAATAAGGCTTCTGGTGTGACCACCGAGGCTGTGGAAACACCTTCCTCTCAG AATACAGACCTGAAAGTTATTACGAGGGAGGAGCCTTCTGTGAGTGATGTTAGTGTTATAGAAAATCTGATGCAGGATCATGATTCCCTGCTGAGTTCATTTCGATCTCGACTAACTAAGTTACAG ATGGTACGACATTTTTGGGAGAGGAATGATGTGAAGGGTGCCATAAATGCCGTGACAAAATTTCCAGATCATTCT GTACAGGCAGATGTAGTTGGTGTTTTCCTTGAAAGAACGGAGATTATTACATTGGACTTATTTTCTTGCTTGCTTCCAATGCTTTTGGGATTATTGGAAAGCAAAGTAGATAG TTTTCATCGTagattaaactga
- the LOC142521758 gene encoding katanin p80 WD40 repeat-containing subunit B1 homolog KTN80.1-like isoform X1 has product MAKRGYKLQEFVAHAGNVNCLRFGKKNCRVFITGGDDQKVNLWSVGKPTSLMSLCGHTSPVESVAFDSAEIIVVAGSSSGAIKLWDLEETKMVRTLTGHRSYCTAVEFHPFGEFFASGSMDTNLKIWDIRKKGCIHTHKGHTRGISTIRFTPDGRWVVSGGFDNVVKVWDLTAGKLLNDFKFHEGHVRSIEFHPLEFLLATGSADKTVKFWDLETFEMIGSARREAAGVRALTFHPDGKSLFCGFDDSLKVYSWEPVICHDSVDMGWSTVGDLCIHDGKLLGGAYYENSVAVWVADISVLLIEPYGTRVAHEQHNQSEQKPGDQVKKEESHLKPKPNMRSTTSESVANEIKTIYVDLSGVNPIISKAPASLDATKGVTPSEPKETSAVGIQKRAPAISLPAKNNTPATNRSLVMPSIVPRDASDGKDSVGSRKENIASIKASSVVSAKPPHTRRLSNCRFDVERLSVSLDSVPSDNVKNPFGTKRETNVRSRLVTDENAKDSSEGTQSSIKTVVEKFDRTSSPASTLSTGMAVVHGRTRSLVERFEKKENCDDEICVPNKASGVTTEAVETPSSQNTDLKVITREEPSVSDVSVIENLMQDHDSLLSSFRSRLTKLQMVRHFWERNDVKGAINAVTKFPDHSVQADVVGVFLERTEIITLDLFSCLLPMLLGLLESKVDRHSSVSLEILLKLVAVFGTMICSTVSAPPAVGVDLHTEERLQCCKRCFAHLQDIQTILPELVKRRGVVAKCAQQLNMILQQSEMHATTKSASPTVVGYM; this is encoded by the exons ATGGCGAAGCGCGGTTATAAATTGC AGGAATTTGTTGCACATGCAGGGAATGTAAATTGTTTGAGGTTTGGGAAAAAGAATTGCCGAGTATTTATTACCGGTGGGGATGATCAGAAAGTGAATCTCTGGTCTGTTGGGAAACCGACATCTTTGATG AGCCTATGTGGTCACACTAGTCCAGTTGAGTCTGTGGCTTTTGATTCAGCAGAAATTATAGTAGTAGCCGGATCTTCTTCTGGTGCCATAAAGTTGTGGGATTTGGAAGAAACAAAAA TGGTCCGCACTCTCACTGGACACAGATCCTATTGCACCGCTGTCGAATTTCATCCATTCGGTGAGTTTTTTGCATCTGGTTCTATGGACACCAATCTAAAGATATGGGATATTAGAAAGAAAGGATGCATTCACACACATAAAGGTCATACTCGAGGGATCAGCACAATAAGATTCACGCCTGATGGCCGGTGGGTAGTTTCAGGTGGATTCGATAATGTTGTAAAG GTTTGGGACCTGACAGCCGGAAAGCTTTTGAATGATTTCAAGTTTCATGAAGGACATGTTCGGTCCATAGAGTTTCATCCACTTGAGTTCCTTTTAGCGACTG GTTCAGCTGACAAAACCGTGAAATTTTGGGATTTGGAGACATTTGAGATGATAGGATCTGCCAGACGTGAG GCTGCAGGAGTACGAGCACTAACCTTCCATCCTGATGGAAAAAGTCTGTTTTGCGGATTTGATGATAGTTTGAAG GTTTACTCATGGGAACCTGTAATATGCCATGATTCTGTTGATATGGGGTGGTCTACAGTTGGTGATCTTTGCATTCATGATGGAAAACTTTTGGGTGGAGCATATTATGAAAACTCAGTCGCAGTTTGGGTGGCAGATATTTCGGTATTG CTTATAGAGCCATATGGCACAAGGGTGGCACATGAGCAACATAACCAGTCGGAGCAGAAACCTGGAGATCAGGTGAAGAAAGAAGAAAGTCATCTAAAGCCCAAGCCAAATATGCGCTCTACAACATCCGAGAGTGTTGCAAACGAAATCAAAACAATATATGTGGACC TTTCAGGAGTGAATCCCATCATTTCAAAGGCACCTGCTTCCCTTGATGCCACTAAGGGTGTAACCCCGTCGGAACCAAAGGAAACGAGTGCTGTTGGAATTCAAAAGCGGGCTCCTGCTATTAGCTTGCCAGCAAAAAATAATACACCAGCCACTAATAGGTCTCTTGTTATGCCTAGCATTGTACCTCGTGATGCTTCCGATGGGAAAGATTCAGTTGGGTCTAGGAAGGAAAATATTGCTTCTATTAAAGCAAGCAGTGTTGTTTCTGCTAAGCCTCCTCATACGCGGAGGCTATCCAACTGTAGATTTGATGTGGAAAGACTTTCGGTGTCCCTCGACTCCGTTCCGTCCGACAATGTGAAAAATCCGTTTGGCACTAAGAGGGAAACAAATGTCCGCTCTAGACTCGTGACTGATGAAAATGCTAAGGATTCATCCGAGGGGACACAATCAAGTATCAAGACTGTTGTGGAAAAGTTCGACAGAACTTCATCACCAGCAAGTACATTAAGCACGGGTA TGGCAGTTGTACATGGAAGGACGCGTAGTTTGGTAGAGAGGTTtgaaaaaaaggaaaattgTGATGATGAAATTTGCGTGCCCAATAAGGCTTCTGGTGTGACCACCGAGGCTGTGGAAACACCTTCCTCTCAG AATACAGACCTGAAAGTTATTACGAGGGAGGAGCCTTCTGTGAGTGATGTTAGTGTTATAGAAAATCTGATGCAGGATCATGATTCCCTGCTGAGTTCATTTCGATCTCGACTAACTAAGTTACAG ATGGTACGACATTTTTGGGAGAGGAATGATGTGAAGGGTGCCATAAATGCCGTGACAAAATTTCCAGATCATTCT GTACAGGCAGATGTAGTTGGTGTTTTCCTTGAAAGAACGGAGATTATTACATTGGACTTATTTTCTTGCTTGCTTCCAATGCTTTTGGGATTATTGGAAAGCAAAGTAGATAG ACACTCTAGTGTTTCGTTAGAGATACTTCTAAAGTTAGTAGCGGTCTTTGGTACAATGATTTGTTCAACAGTTTCGGCACCTCCAGCCGTTGGAGTAGATCTTCACACAGAAGAGAG ACTTCAATGTTGCAAAAGGTGCTTTGCCCATCTGCAAGACATACAGACAATTCTTCCAGAACTTGTGAA GAGGCGAGGTGTCGTCGCAAAATGCGCGCAACAACTAAATATGATTCTCCAACAGTCGGAAATGCACGCAACGACTAAGTCTGCTTCTCCGACAGTCGTAGGCTACATGTGA